A genomic region of Dehalococcoidia bacterium contains the following coding sequences:
- a CDS encoding nitrite/sulfite reductase — protein sequence MTTNGSQSRRHPKVPEVIKPGFILPVSFEEIDEFEQRAKKFRIGDEDPEEFRLFRLSRGTYGQRQENEQMIRIKLPSGGVTADQFDALAEVSEKYSDFHRGHITTRQNFQFHFVDLLDAPEVMRIIGRAGLTTREACAHTVRNVTGCAFAGVCPDEVFDATPYLTAYARNMLRNPICQRLPRKFKTAFSSCPSDCAGTPFHDLGFQAMIRDGVKGFQIRVGGGTSTMPRQADVVWDFATADDGEYIRVSEAILRVFDREGDMPGLLRKNMNKARIKFLLHKIGADAFRAKVLEELKQDWASEPYDMEALMEMAPEGPSDGPIPEDDGREAPGFERWLAENVRPQKQEGFRAVTVTVPMGNISTFQFRALANIMRRFSGGNARTNQNQNLVLRWVHEAALRPLYKELRAIGLGEAGAETVTDVVACPGADSCKLAITSSNQAGYSMREAMIAFDYQDPEVRKVSVKISGCPNGCGQHHLAGIGLQGSSYKAGPFEVPCYDILVGGVGYKGAGRFAQRVTRVLAKKAHLAIDRIFQVYQAERLSPSESFVAFVDRVGHKYFEPHLEEFKWVGDVNTEPEMYSDWGSTELFQVIRGEGECAAGEVPVDRLASLAAGGSAGTPAD from the coding sequence ATGACCACTAACGGTTCCCAGAGCAGACGCCATCCCAAGGTGCCGGAGGTCATCAAGCCGGGCTTCATCCTGCCCGTGAGCTTCGAGGAGATCGACGAGTTCGAGCAGCGGGCGAAGAAGTTCCGGATCGGCGACGAGGACCCAGAGGAGTTCCGGCTGTTCCGCCTGTCGCGGGGCACTTACGGCCAGCGGCAGGAAAACGAGCAGATGATACGCATCAAGCTGCCGTCGGGCGGCGTCACGGCCGACCAGTTCGACGCGCTCGCCGAGGTCTCGGAGAAGTATTCCGACTTCCACCGCGGCCACATCACCACCCGCCAGAACTTCCAGTTCCACTTCGTCGACCTCCTGGACGCGCCCGAGGTCATGCGCATCATTGGCCGCGCCGGCCTCACCACGCGCGAGGCCTGCGCCCACACCGTGCGCAACGTCACCGGCTGCGCCTTCGCCGGCGTCTGCCCGGACGAAGTCTTCGATGCAACACCCTACCTAACGGCCTACGCGCGTAACATGCTGCGCAACCCCATCTGCCAGCGCCTGCCGCGCAAGTTCAAGACCGCCTTCTCCTCCTGCCCCAGCGACTGTGCCGGCACGCCGTTCCACGACCTGGGCTTCCAGGCGATGATCCGCGACGGCGTCAAGGGATTTCAGATCCGCGTCGGCGGCGGCACCTCGACCATGCCCCGTCAGGCCGACGTCGTCTGGGACTTCGCCACCGCCGACGACGGCGAGTACATCCGCGTCTCCGAGGCCATCCTGCGCGTCTTCGACCGCGAGGGCGACATGCCGGGCCTGCTGCGCAAGAACATGAACAAGGCGCGCATCAAGTTCCTCCTGCACAAGATCGGCGCGGACGCATTCCGGGCAAAGGTCCTCGAAGAGCTGAAGCAGGACTGGGCGAGCGAGCCCTACGACATGGAAGCGCTGATGGAGATGGCGCCCGAAGGCCCCTCCGACGGCCCCATCCCCGAGGACGACGGCCGCGAGGCGCCGGGCTTCGAACGCTGGCTGGCTGAGAACGTGCGGCCCCAGAAGCAGGAAGGCTTCCGCGCGGTCACTGTAACCGTGCCGATGGGCAACATCAGCACCTTCCAGTTCCGCGCCCTGGCGAACATAATGCGCCGCTTCTCCGGCGGCAACGCTCGGACGAACCAGAACCAGAACCTGGTCCTACGCTGGGTGCATGAGGCCGCGCTCCGGCCCCTGTACAAGGAACTGCGCGCCATCGGCCTGGGCGAGGCGGGCGCCGAGACCGTCACCGACGTCGTGGCCTGCCCCGGCGCCGATAGCTGCAAGCTGGCGATCACGTCATCGAACCAGGCCGGCTACAGCATGCGCGAGGCGATGATCGCCTTCGACTACCAGGACCCGGAGGTCCGGAAGGTCAGCGTCAAGATCAGCGGCTGCCCCAACGGCTGCGGCCAGCACCACCTGGCGGGAATTGGCCTCCAGGGCTCTTCCTACAAGGCCGGCCCCTTCGAGGTGCCCTGCTACGACATTCTGGTCGGTGGCGTCGGCTACAAGGGCGCCGGGCGCTTCGCCCAGCGCGTCACCCGCGTGCTGGCGAAGAAGGCCCACCTGGCGATCGACCGCATCTTCCAGGTCTACCAGGCGGAGCGGCTGAGCCCGAGCGAGAGCTTCGTGGCCTTCGTAGACCGCGTCGGCCACAAGTACTTCGAGCCGCACCTCGAGGAGTTCAAGTGGGTCGGCGACGTCAACACCGAGCCGGAGATGTACTCGGACTGGGGGTCAACAGAGCTCTTCCAGGTCATCCGCGGCGAAGGCGAGTGTGCCGCCGGCGAAGTGCCGGTGGACCGCCTGGCATCTCTTGCGGCCGGCGGCAGCGCCGGCACCCCGGCAGACTAG
- a CDS encoding citrate synthase → MTVEYVPGLSGVPAAKSSISFIDGEKGILEFRGIRIEELAREATFEEVAYLLLFGDLPTTGQLERFDYDLRHHRRIKFRITDLLKTLPDTVHPMEALQSAAAALGAFYPGRDAQNAPERYWSVIRLIAKFPTIVAAIDRIRKGDDPVRPRDDLGHVANFLYMLRDEEPDPEDVRLLETALILHMDHTMNASTFTARVVGSTLADPYSVVSSAVGALMGPLHGGANERVLTLLDRIGSPEAVEAEVRKMLDAGEKIMGFGHRVYHVKDPRAIILQKLAEERYARHGVNPHYPIALELERVLTERLGDRGIYPNVDFYSGCVYETLGIEKDLFTPLFAIARVVGWLAHWLEQLEDNRIFRPTQVYTGTHGRTYTPIAARSDKKEAVVA, encoded by the coding sequence ATGACAGTAGAGTACGTGCCTGGCTTGAGCGGTGTCCCCGCCGCAAAGTCGTCGATCAGCTTCATCGACGGCGAGAAGGGGATCCTGGAGTTCCGCGGCATCCGAATCGAAGAGCTCGCCAGGGAGGCGACCTTCGAAGAGGTTGCCTACTTGCTGCTCTTCGGCGACCTGCCGACCACGGGGCAACTGGAGCGCTTCGACTACGACTTGCGCCACCACCGGCGGATCAAGTTCCGCATAACGGACCTCTTGAAGACCCTGCCGGACACGGTCCATCCCATGGAAGCTTTGCAGTCGGCGGCGGCCGCCCTGGGGGCCTTTTACCCGGGACGGGACGCGCAGAACGCGCCGGAGCGCTACTGGTCCGTAATCCGGCTCATCGCTAAGTTCCCGACCATCGTGGCGGCGATCGACCGGATCAGGAAGGGCGACGATCCGGTCCGCCCGCGTGACGACCTGGGCCACGTGGCGAACTTCCTGTACATGCTGCGGGACGAGGAACCCGACCCCGAGGACGTCAGACTCCTGGAGACAGCCCTCATCCTGCACATGGACCACACGATGAACGCCTCGACGTTCACGGCACGGGTCGTCGGGTCGACCCTGGCCGACCCGTACTCGGTCGTGTCGTCGGCGGTGGGCGCCCTCATGGGGCCCCTGCACGGCGGCGCCAACGAGCGCGTGCTCACGCTGCTTGACCGCATCGGCAGCCCGGAAGCGGTCGAGGCGGAAGTCCGGAAGATGCTGGACGCGGGCGAGAAGATCATGGGTTTCGGCCACCGCGTGTACCACGTCAAGGACCCGCGCGCGATCATCCTTCAGAAGCTGGCGGAGGAGCGCTACGCGCGGCACGGCGTTAACCCCCACTACCCGATTGCCCTCGAACTGGAGCGCGTGCTGACGGAGCGCCTCGGCGACCGCGGCATCTACCCCAACGTCGACTTCTACTCTGGTTGCGTCTACGAGACGCTGGGCATCGAGAAGGACCTCTTTACGCCTCTCTTTGCCATCGCGCGCGTCGTCGGCTGGCTGGCGCACTGGCTGGAGCAGCTGGAGGACAACCGGATCTTCCGGCCAACCCAGGTCTACACGGGCACGCACGGCCGGACGTACACGCCGATCGCCGCCCGCAGTGATAAGAAGGAGGCCGTAGTCGCCTGA
- a CDS encoding FAD-linked oxidase C-terminal domain-containing protein, with protein MKAHPLHETVSRARDLSEADRRALRADLRAGLLGDVRTERAYRLLYATDASIYQMEPAAVVFPDNAEDVRHVVEVAARAGVPILPRGGGTSLAGQAVNHAIVLDFTPRMRRVLEVNRDEGWALVEPGVVLAELNRAVAPYGLHYPIDPSTANRATIGGGIGNNSCGAHSVIYGKTSDQVLSLDLLLVDGSRVTWGQEPPANAGGLEGRILAELARIGREQREEVERRFPKIMRRVSGYNLDAITGSGPPDLPHLIVGSEGTLAVITAAKVKLAPLPAARALAAVHFETIEQAAEATLAALEHGPAAVELVDDVIIRRCRAHSSLWRLAGYVQGDPGAVLLIEFFGSSEAEALSRAGSMSAAFEKRRLGYATVITTDPARQRDMWRMREAGLGLIMSVRGDAKPVAFVEDTAVAPEKLPAFVQRFKEIVAGHGLEAAYYGHASVGCLHIRPMVDLKTREGLAVAEAVATEVADLVLEFGGSLSGEHGDGIVRGVFTERMFGPRLTEAFRELKRAFDPRGILNPGKIVDTPGFSENLRVGPALRPWEPATYLDFSAEGGIARAAEQCNGQGACRKLDGTMCPSYMVTLDEEHSTRGRANLLRLAMSGVLPPSELTGDAIHEALDLCVECKACRAECPSGVDLAKLKYEVLAQRLRARGVPLRSRLFAEIAALSAAASRVAPLANALARLRPGRLLLHRLLGIHSARPLPRFAPRRFEAALRRYRRTAPPATGVRGDVVLFVDTFTRYFHPEAGIAAVRLLEAVGYRAVVAEGVGCCGRPAISKGLLPRAGRMARRNVDLLAPYVERGLSVVGIEPSCLLTFRDEYPDLLRDDASRLLASRAMLVDELLMKAAEGGPSLRALFAGAGEVLLHTHCHQKAGPGSEATLGALRLAGYDARLIDSGCCGMAGSFGFEAEHYEVSRAMGAYRLFPVLEAAAPDAQVAVTGVSCRQQVSHFTSRRPRHAVELLADALAPRHPPA; from the coding sequence ATGAAAGCCCATCCCTTGCACGAGACCGTCAGCCGCGCCCGCGACCTTTCCGAAGCCGACCGCCGCGCGCTGCGCGCCGATCTCCGCGCCGGCCTCCTGGGCGACGTCCGCACCGAGCGGGCTTACCGGCTCCTCTACGCCACCGATGCGTCCATCTACCAGATGGAGCCAGCCGCCGTTGTCTTCCCGGACAACGCCGAGGACGTCCGTCACGTCGTCGAGGTCGCCGCCAGGGCGGGGGTGCCCATCCTTCCTCGGGGCGGCGGCACCAGCCTCGCCGGGCAGGCCGTGAACCACGCCATCGTCCTCGACTTCACGCCGCGGATGCGCCGCGTGCTCGAAGTCAACCGCGACGAGGGCTGGGCGCTGGTAGAACCCGGCGTTGTCCTCGCGGAGCTGAACAGGGCAGTGGCGCCCTACGGCCTCCACTATCCCATCGACCCCTCCACCGCGAACCGCGCCACCATCGGCGGCGGCATCGGGAACAATTCTTGCGGTGCCCACTCCGTCATCTACGGCAAGACCAGCGACCAGGTCCTCTCGCTGGACCTCTTGCTGGTCGACGGCTCGCGCGTCACCTGGGGGCAAGAGCCGCCCGCGAATGCGGGTGGCCTGGAGGGCCGCATCCTCGCGGAGCTCGCCCGCATCGGCCGGGAGCAGCGCGAAGAAGTCGAGCGCCGCTTCCCGAAAATCATGCGCCGCGTTTCCGGCTACAACCTCGACGCGATTACGGGCAGCGGGCCGCCCGACCTGCCCCATCTCATCGTCGGCTCCGAGGGCACTCTTGCCGTGATCACGGCGGCGAAGGTGAAGCTCGCGCCCTTGCCCGCCGCGAGGGCCCTCGCCGCCGTCCACTTCGAGACGATCGAGCAGGCAGCGGAAGCGACGCTTGCGGCCCTCGAGCACGGCCCCGCGGCCGTGGAGTTGGTGGACGATGTCATCATCCGCCGCTGTCGTGCCCACTCGTCCCTCTGGCGCCTCGCTGGCTACGTGCAGGGAGACCCGGGCGCCGTCCTCCTGATCGAGTTTTTCGGGTCGAGCGAGGCCGAAGCCCTGTCCCGCGCCGGGTCGATGAGCGCGGCTTTCGAGAAGCGGCGCCTGGGCTACGCGACCGTCATCACGACAGACCCGGCCCGCCAGCGCGACATGTGGCGCATGCGTGAGGCCGGCCTCGGGCTGATCATGAGCGTGCGCGGCGACGCCAAACCGGTCGCGTTCGTAGAAGACACGGCGGTGGCGCCGGAGAAGCTGCCTGCCTTCGTGCAGCGTTTCAAGGAGATCGTCGCCGGCCACGGGCTCGAGGCCGCCTACTACGGCCACGCGAGCGTGGGCTGCCTTCACATCCGCCCCATGGTGGACCTCAAGACACGGGAAGGCCTCGCCGTCGCGGAGGCGGTTGCGACCGAGGTCGCGGACCTCGTCCTCGAGTTCGGCGGCAGCCTCAGCGGCGAGCACGGTGACGGCATCGTCCGCGGCGTATTCACGGAGCGCATGTTCGGGCCGCGCCTGACCGAGGCCTTCCGCGAGCTCAAGCGCGCCTTCGACCCCCGGGGGATCCTCAACCCGGGCAAGATAGTGGACACCCCGGGCTTCTCCGAGAACCTGCGGGTCGGCCCTGCCCTGAGGCCCTGGGAGCCCGCCACCTACCTCGACTTCAGCGCCGAAGGCGGCATCGCCCGGGCGGCCGAGCAGTGCAACGGCCAGGGCGCCTGCCGAAAGCTCGATGGGACCATGTGCCCCTCCTACATGGTCACGCTTGACGAGGAGCACTCCACGCGCGGCAGGGCCAACCTCCTGCGTCTTGCCATGTCCGGCGTCCTTCCGCCCTCGGAACTCACGGGCGACGCCATCCACGAGGCGCTGGACCTCTGCGTCGAGTGCAAGGCCTGCCGCGCCGAGTGCCCGTCCGGTGTCGACCTGGCGAAGCTGAAGTACGAGGTCCTGGCGCAGCGCCTGCGGGCGCGAGGAGTGCCGCTCCGGTCGCGGCTCTTCGCCGAAATCGCGGCCCTCAGCGCTGCTGCGAGCCGAGTCGCCCCGCTGGCGAACGCCCTCGCGCGCTTGCGCCCCGGACGCCTCCTGCTCCACCGCCTTCTGGGCATCCACAGCGCCAGGCCGCTGCCGCGATTCGCCCCGCGCCGCTTCGAGGCAGCGCTACGACGCTATCGCCGCACCGCGCCGCCGGCCACCGGCGTCCGCGGCGACGTCGTGCTCTTTGTCGACACCTTCACGCGCTACTTCCATCCGGAAGCCGGGATCGCGGCCGTCCGCCTGCTGGAGGCCGTCGGCTACCGCGCGGTCGTCGCGGAGGGCGTCGGATGCTGCGGCCGGCCTGCCATTTCGAAGGGCCTCTTGCCTCGCGCGGGGCGCATGGCGAGGCGCAACGTCGATTTGCTCGCGCCCTACGTGGAGCGCGGCCTGAGCGTGGTGGGCATCGAGCCGTCCTGCCTGCTGACCTTCCGTGACGAGTACCCAGACCTCCTACGCGACGACGCGTCGCGGCTGCTCGCGTCCAGGGCCATGCTGGTCGATGAGCTGCTCATGAAGGCCGCCGAAGGAGGACCGTCCCTGCGCGCTCTCTTCGCCGGCGCGGGCGAGGTGCTCCTGCACACCCACTGCCACCAGAAGGCCGGTCCGGGCTCCGAGGCCACGCTGGGCGCCCTGCGTCTCGCCGGCTACGATGCCCGTCTCATTGACTCCGGCTGCTGCGGCATGGCCGGCTCCTTCGGCTTCGAAGCCGAACACTATGAGG